Proteins from one Anthonomus grandis grandis chromosome 8, icAntGran1.3, whole genome shotgun sequence genomic window:
- the LOC126739545 gene encoding ras-related protein Rab-21 has product MDGNSRGLESFKVVLLGEGCVGKTSLVLQFVEDKFNSKHISTVQAAFLNKNINIDGKRMKLAIWDTAGQEQFHALGPIYYRSSNGAVLVYDITNLDSFQKGVKTWVKELRKMLGKDVCLAIVGNKTDLEKERAVSVEEAQEYATKVGAKHYFTSAKLNDGVEDMFLSLAQDMMAKREEKQANGSLSRQNSVRRNMLVVADDEMEPQPSKSCCGA; this is encoded by the exons ATGGATGGTAACTCCAGAGGATTGGAAAGCTTTAAAGTAGTGCTTTTAGGCGAGGGATGTGTTGGTAAAACTAGTTTGGTATTGCAATTTGTGGAAGACAAGTTTAATAGTAAACATATAAGCACTGTGCAG gctgcatttttaaacaaaaatataaacatcgATGGTAAACGGATGAAATTGGCAATATGGGATACAGCTGGCCAAGAGCAATTCCATGCCTTGGGTCCTATTTATTACAGGTCATCAAATGGAGCAGTATTAGTTTATGATATAACCA ATCTAGACTCTTTCCAGAAGGGGGTCAAAACATGGGTAAAAGAACTTAGAAAAATGCTTGGAAAAGATGTATGTCTTGCAATTGTTGGCAATAAAACAGATTTAGAAAAAGAAAGGGCTGTTTCAGTTGAAGAAGCTCAAGA GTATGCAACAAAAGTAGGTGCAAAGCACTACTTTACATCAGCTAAACTAAATGATGGAGTTGAAGATATGTTTTTAAGTTTAGCTCAAGATATGATGGCTAAACGAGAAGAAAAACAAGCAAATGGAAGTTTATCCAGGCAAAACTCTGTAAGAAGAAATATGTTGGTGGTGGCAGATGATGAGATGGAACCTCAACCCTCAAAAAGCTGCTGTGGGGCTTAA